The genomic segment GAAACGCTTCCCGCAGCAGTTCTCTACTATCCGCGCCTTTATAGGCCTGATCGGTATCAGGAAACAGCTTACCGATATCACCCAGTGCCGCTGCGCCCAGCAAAGCATCGGTCAATGCGTGCAGTGCCACATCACCATCGGAATGAGCCAGTAAACCAAACTCATAAGGGATGCGAACCCCACCAATAATCAGCGGGCCTTCGCCGCCAAATTTATGTACGTCAAAACCATGACCAATACGCATCAGTCACTCTCCTGTCTATTATTGGTGTGTAAGATAAAATGTTGCCAGCGCCAGATCTTCCGGGCGGGTGACTTTAATATTGTCTGAACGACCGGATACTAACAGCGGATGAAAACCGCAGTGTTCCAAAGCTGAAGCCTCGTCGGTTACTACCGCACCTTCTTGTTGCGCCCGAACCATACATTCAAACAGCAGTTCCAGTGGGAACATTTGTGGCGTTAAGGCGTGCCAAAGGCCATTGCGATCGACGGTATTAGCAATGGCGGATTTATCGACAATCGCACGTTTCATGGTATCTCTGACCGGCATGGCTAAAATACCGCCCTGCTTTACCAGTAATACCGATTGAATCAACTTATCTAAATCGTCATAGCTCAAACATGGACGTGCAGCATCATGCACTAAAACCCAGTCAGCCTGCAGAGCCTTTGCCTGCTTCAAACCTGCCAATACGGAATCAGAACGCTCAGCGCCGCCAATAACGACAGAAACCCGAGGGTTTTGTGCCACAGCCAGTTGAGCAAAAGTATTATCATTAGGATTTAATGCGACAATCACCTGACGAACGGCAGTATGAGACAACAGCGCATGAATAGCGTATTCAATGATAGTCTGCTGACCAATAGTCAGATATTGCTTGGGACAGTCAGCCTGCATGCGGCTACCAATACCTGCGGCGGGGAGTATGGCAACAATATCTGGATAAGATGACGTGGAGGAAGAATTGGCCTGCGTCACTACTTTTTACCGCCTTGTGCTGGCTGAGACTGTTCAGGAATAATCCGGTAGAAGCTCTCTCCCGGTTTAATCATGCCCAGTTCATTACGGGCACGCTCTTCAATAGCGCCTTGCCCGCTTTTCAGGTCGTTAATTTCTGCGAACAGCCGTGCATTACGAGATTTCAGTTTGGCATTATTATCTTGTTGTACAGCCAAATCATCTTCTACACGGGCATGATCGTGCATGCCATTTTTGCCCAGCCACAGGGAGTACTGCAACCAGCCAATAAGTACAATTAATAACAGCGTAAGTTTTTTCATCCCGCCCCCTAAAAACCGGCTAATCATCCCATAACTCAAGGCCAGACTCCATACAGAAATGGGATAAAACTGAACTTATCGCGTTCCCGGCGTTAACATTCCCTGTGTTGAAAGAAAGTGTTGTAATTGATCCTGGCTTGGTAAGGCCGCCCATGCCCCTTTGTGGGTTGTCGATAATGCACCACATGCGCTGGCCTGACTGATAATCTGACTCAGGGTTTTTAATACATCATTTTCTTGTCCCGGAATACCATAACGAGCGATCCCCACTAATAATCCGGCCATAAAAGCATCACCCGCTCCGGTAGTATCCACGCTGGTTATCGGATAGCTGTCAAATGCGTGGATGTCATTCTGGCATAGCACCAAACACCCCTGCTTACCCCGGGTAATCACTATCAATGCTGCCGGATAATTACTTAGCCGCGCCAATGCATCAGACCAGCTATCATCAGAACATTCGGTTAACCAAAACAATTCTTCTTCTGATAATTTAAGCACATCGGCCTTAGCGCAATATTCTGCAATCACCTGATGCATTTCCTGTTTATCCGCCCACATCTGGGCGCGCAGGTTCAGATCAAAGCTGACTATTCCTCCCTGCTGTTTCACCTGACAAGTGATATTCAGCAGTGAATCCCGACAGACTCTTCCGGTCAGGGCTAATGAGCAGGTATGTAAAATGGCAGCAGACGTATCAGGTAATGCATGTAAAGAGAGAAACTGATCCGCAGAAGGACTCACTAAAAAGGTAAAACTACGTTCACCGCTGGCAGATAAATCGACAATAACCGTACTGGTTTTGTAACGATCATCCTGTTCAATACACTGACAGTTAACCCCTTCCTGTGCCAGTGATTCCGCCATAAAACGGCCAAATGGATCGTTGCCCACCCGCCCGACAAAACCAGACGGATGCCCTAAACGGGCAACCCCTACTGCCACATTCGCCGGAGCACCGCCAGCACAGGCCTGATATTGCATATTTTCCAGCGGTAGCAGATCCACTACCACATCACCTAATGACCAGATTTTTATCATATTGAATGTTGGTTGTTATAAATAGCTGGGGGTAGTTTAACTGAAATTAGGCTCAGATGTGTTACATCAAGCAAGCTTTACTCATCTCTTGCCCTTCAATCCTTTGACCTTAGGAGCACTGGAATTCAGCTGACGACTGAGAGAGGGTAGCACGCCAAACAGGGATGTTTGGCGAGGCACTGCTTCGCCTGGAGCGAATCAGTGCCGGTGCGTAAGCCCGAACGAAGGAGGAAGGTAGTCGCCGTCAGGCGACCTGAATTCGTGTGCGAAGGCGCGGGGGGTGCAGGGGGGCATTCGCCCTAATGCCCCCCTGCTCGGCCACTCACACCAATGTTAATTCAAACTCCGCACTATTAGTGGACGAAATGTACTCAGCAATAGATACAAAAGAGCATTTAGCTAAACAGATAACACTTTGCTTAAGAACGCCTTGGTCCTGTCATTCGACGGTGCCGTAAACAGTTTCTCCGGAACATCTTCTTCCTGAATAATCCCCTGATCGATAAAGATAACCCGGTCGGCAACATCTCTGGCAAATCCCATCTCGTGGGTTACCACCACCATGGTCATACCTTCATGGGCCAGCGCTTTCATCACTGCCAGCACTTCACCCACCAGCTCAGGATCGAGAGCAGAGGTAGGTTCATCAAATAGCATCACTTTCGGTTCCATCGCCAGGGCTCGAGCAATTGCCACACGCTGCTGCTGACCGCCAGATAGCTGACTTGGGTAAGCATCAATTTTATCGATCAACCCAACTTTCTGTAGCAGCTGTTCTGCGCGTTTTATCGCTTCTGCTTTAGACAATTTTTTCACATCCATCGGCGCCAGAATCAAATTCTCCAGTACTGTCATATGAGGAAACAGATTAAAGCGCTGGAACACCATCCCCACACTCTCACGCAGCTTATTCAAATCGGTTTTACGATCGTGAACGTCATAGCCATCGATAGTAATTTCGCCGCCGCTCATCTCTTCCAGCGCATTCATACAGCGCAGAAAAGTACTTTTGCCAGAACCTGAAGGGCCAATGATACAAACCACCTCATTAGCAGCAATATCGCAGGAGATACCGCGTAAAACATGGGTTTTATCAAATTGTTTTTGTAAATTACGAATCTTAATCACTTCGGCCTAACCTCTTTTCCATATGCCTTACCATCAGCGAAAGTAAGAAAGTAATCACCCAATAAACAATAGAGATTGTCAGATAGGGTTCCCAGTAGCTGGCATAGGCGCCAGAAACAGTACGGGCGGCGTAGGCCAAATCGGCAAGCCCGATGGCGGATGCCAGCGAGGAGTCCTTAACAATGGCAATGGCGTTGTTACCCAGCGGTGGCAACATACGGCGAAACGCCTGCGGCAGAATAATCTTGCGCATGGTTTTACCATAGCTCATCCCCAGTGAACGGGCTGCCTCCATCTGTCCACGGTCGATAGACTGAATACCGGCGCGGAAAATCTCGGAAACATAGGCACCGGCATTAAGAGTAATTGCCACTACGCAAGAGAGGAACGCACCATATTCCGAGCGCAACATACGGGCGAAATCCACCGACATGATGCCACTGCTAACCAATAAACCATCGCGAGGATTGATCAACAGAGGGATCAGCGCAAAGTGCACCACCATGATCTGAACAAACAGCGGCGTACCGCGAAAAGCACTGACATAAATCTTAACCGGCCACTGTACAAAAATATGCAGCAAACGGTTCAAACCGCGATTGCGAGGTGCCTGCGCCGTACCGCCCAGCCCGAGAATTAATCCCCAGGTTACGCCCAGTATTACACAGATGATGGTACATTTGATGGTCATCCATGCGCCCTCGGCAAACAGCGGGGCATACTCCTGGATTATCTCCCAGCGAAATCCTGACATAAAAATGAATCCGTTATAGAAAAACATTCAGGGCGAATAATCGCCCTGAAAGGAATATCAGTGAAAAAATTACTCGGCAGGTAATACCGGTACGTTGCTGTCAAACCACTTCTGATAAATGCTCGCGTAAGTACCATCAGCAATGATTTTCTTCAGACCGGAATTGATCTTATTGCGTAACTCTTCATTACCTTTCGCCACGGCAATACCAAAGAATTGACGCTCAAATTTGTCATCAGCAACCAAAGAGAACTCTTTTTCCGGATGGTTTTTAATGTAGAACTTGGCAACACCTACGTCACCTACAGCCGCATCAATACCATCTTCATACAGTTCTTGTAGCATCAGTGGAGTATTATCAAAGCGCTTAATTGAAGTGCTGTTTTTACCCAAAACTTCTGATACCACAATATCGCCGGTGCTGGAGTTAACCACGCCCACTTTCAGCGGTTTCAGCTCGGCAATAGACTTAATATCTTTACCTTTTGGTATCACAATAGCCTGTTCAGCAGGGAAATATGGTGCTGAAAAATCAACCATTTGCTTACGCTTATCGGTAATGGTGATGCCAGAAATAATAATGTCACGATCGCCGCTGCCCAATGTTGCGAAGATCCCTTCCCACGGCGTATTCACCAGCTTGATATTGAAATTCTCGGCTTTAGCAATCGCACTGATGATATCGATATCAAATCCTTCCAGCTCTTTTTTACTATTTTCGAATTCGAAAGGACGATAAGTACCACCAGAACCCACAACGTAGGTTGGTTCCGCTGCATTGGCAACAGGTAATGTACACAGGGCTGCAGCCAGGCATACACCAAAAATAGAAAGACGTTTAAACATTTGTGCATCCTTTATTATTGCA from the Limnobaculum zhutongyuii genome contains:
- the ispF gene encoding 2-C-methyl-D-erythritol 2,4-cyclodiphosphate synthase — translated: MRIGHGFDVHKFGGEGPLIIGGVRIPYEFGLLAHSDGDVALHALTDALLGAAALGDIGKLFPDTDQAYKGADSRELLREAFRQVKAKGYVVGNVDVTIIAQSPKMAPHIPQMRVNIAEDLGCHMEQVNVKATTTEQLGFTGRKEGIACEAVALLVKA
- the ispD gene encoding 2-C-methyl-D-erythritol 4-phosphate cytidylyltransferase; translated protein: MTQANSSSTSSYPDIVAILPAAGIGSRMQADCPKQYLTIGQQTIIEYAIHALLSHTAVRQVIVALNPNDNTFAQLAVAQNPRVSVVIGGAERSDSVLAGLKQAKALQADWVLVHDAARPCLSYDDLDKLIQSVLLVKQGGILAMPVRDTMKRAIVDKSAIANTVDRNGLWHALTPQMFPLELLFECMVRAQQEGAVVTDEASALEHCGFHPLLVSGRSDNIKVTRPEDLALATFYLTHQ
- the ftsB gene encoding cell division protein FtsB; the protein is MKKLTLLLIVLIGWLQYSLWLGKNGMHDHARVEDDLAVQQDNNAKLKSRNARLFAEINDLKSGQGAIEERARNELGMIKPGESFYRIIPEQSQPAQGGKK
- a CDS encoding aminoimidazole riboside kinase gives rise to the protein MKIWSLGDVVVDLLPLENMQYQACAGGAPANVAVGVARLGHPSGFVGRVGNDPFGRFMAESLAQEGVNCQCIEQDDRYKTSTVIVDLSASGERSFTFLVSPSADQFLSLHALPDTSAAILHTCSLALTGRVCRDSLLNITCQVKQQGGIVSFDLNLRAQMWADKQEMHQVIAEYCAKADVLKLSEEELFWLTECSDDSWSDALARLSNYPAALIVITRGKQGCLVLCQNDIHAFDSYPITSVDTTGAGDAFMAGLLVGIARYGIPGQENDVLKTLSQIISQASACGALSTTHKGAWAALPSQDQLQHFLSTQGMLTPGTR
- a CDS encoding amino acid ABC transporter ATP-binding protein; translated protein: MIKIRNLQKQFDKTHVLRGISCDIAANEVVCIIGPSGSGKSTFLRCMNALEEMSGGEITIDGYDVHDRKTDLNKLRESVGMVFQRFNLFPHMTVLENLILAPMDVKKLSKAEAIKRAEQLLQKVGLIDKIDAYPSQLSGGQQQRVAIARALAMEPKVMLFDEPTSALDPELVGEVLAVMKALAHEGMTMVVVTHEMGFARDVADRVIFIDQGIIQEEDVPEKLFTAPSNDRTKAFLSKVLSV
- a CDS encoding amino acid ABC transporter permease codes for the protein MSGFRWEIIQEYAPLFAEGAWMTIKCTIICVILGVTWGLILGLGGTAQAPRNRGLNRLLHIFVQWPVKIYVSAFRGTPLFVQIMVVHFALIPLLINPRDGLLVSSGIMSVDFARMLRSEYGAFLSCVVAITLNAGAYVSEIFRAGIQSIDRGQMEAARSLGMSYGKTMRKIILPQAFRRMLPPLGNNAIAIVKDSSLASAIGLADLAYAARTVSGAYASYWEPYLTISIVYWVITFLLSLMVRHMEKRLGRSD
- a CDS encoding basic amino acid ABC transporter substrate-binding protein, translating into MFKRLSIFGVCLAAALCTLPVANAAEPTYVVGSGGTYRPFEFENSKKELEGFDIDIISAIAKAENFNIKLVNTPWEGIFATLGSGDRDIIISGITITDKRKQMVDFSAPYFPAEQAIVIPKGKDIKSIAELKPLKVGVVNSSTGDIVVSEVLGKNSTSIKRFDNTPLMLQELYEDGIDAAVGDVGVAKFYIKNHPEKEFSLVADDKFERQFFGIAVAKGNEELRNKINSGLKKIIADGTYASIYQKWFDSNVPVLPAE